A DNA window from Coffea arabica cultivar ET-39 chromosome 6c, Coffea Arabica ET-39 HiFi, whole genome shotgun sequence contains the following coding sequences:
- the LOC113692831 gene encoding benzyl alcohol O-benzoyltransferase-like, giving the protein MGSGSASSNSKKSLTFRVTRQKPELVRPAKSTPREFKLLSDIDDQEGLRTQLPAIHFYHNHNNDPRINGTRRRLDPVKVIREAIAKALVFYYPFAGRLREGPGRKLMVECTGEGVLFIEADADVTLEQFGDALQPPFPCLDELLYDVPHSGGILHCPLLLIQVTRLRCGGFIFAYRLNHTMADGAGVSQFMNEVGEIARGASAPSIQPVWQRELLNARDPPRVTCTHHEYDQVADTKGSIIPQDDMVHRSFFFGPAEISALRKSIPLDLSRKCSTFDVLTACLWRCRTIALQPEPNEEVRVMCIVNARSRFNPPLPQGYYGNVIAYPTALTTAGELCNKPVGYAVELVTKLKRVVTEDYMRSVADLMVIKGRPHFTLVRTYLVSDGTRSRLTDVDFGWGKPVYGGPAKGTVASFHIPFKNKKGEEGRVVPIFLPGLAMDRFVSELKNLLLSNNVHRGAITDRSISVKSAL; this is encoded by the exons ATGGGATCCGGATCAGCATCATCAAACTCAAAAAAGTCTTTGACATTCAGGGTGACCAGACAAAAGCCTGAGCTGGTCCGTCCGGCCAAGTCCACCCCTAGGGAATTCAAGCTCCTCTCTGACATCGACGATCAAGAGGGTCTTCGCACTCAACTCCCCGCCATCCATTTTTACCATAACCATAATAATGATCCCAGGATTAATGGGACCAGGAGGAGATTAGACCCCGTGAAGGTGATCAGGGAGGCTATTGCGAAGGCTCTGGTGTTCTACTACCCGTTTGCAGGGCGGCTGAGAGAAGGCCCCGGAAGAAAGCTGATGGTTGAGTGCACGGGAGAGGGTGTTCTGTTCATTGAAGCCGATGCAGACGTGACGCTGGAGCAGTTTGGGGATGCGCTTCAGCCTCCATTCCCGTGCTTGGACGAGCTCCTCTATGATGTTCCTCACTCTGGAGGAATCCTTCACTGTCCTTTACTGCTTATACAG GTAACTCGTTTAAGATGCGGTGGTTTCATCTTCGCATATCGCCTAAATCACACCATGGCTGATGGTGCTGGAGTCAGTCAGTTCATGAATGAGGTGGGAGAAATCGCACGGGGAGCCTCTGCCCCATCTATACAGCCAGTATGGCAGAGAGAGCTCCTCAATGCTAGAGACCCGCCAAGGGTGACGTGCACCCACCACGAATACGACCAGGTAGCTGACACCAAGGGATCCATCATTCCCCAGGATGACATGGTCCATCGTTCTTTCTTCTTTGGCCCGGCAGAGATCTCAGCGCTGAGAAAATCGATCCCTCTTGACCTTAGTCGCAAGTGTTCGACGTTTGATGTTCTCACAGCCTGCCTCTGGCGCTGCCGAACCATCGCCCTCCAGCCTGAACCTAACGAGGAAGTCCGCGTGATGTGCATTGTTAATGCTCGTTCCAGGTTCAATCCTCCCTTGCCCCAAGGATACTACGGCAATGTTATAGCATATCCAACGGCGCTGACGACAGCTGGAGAGCTATGCAACAAGCCTGTGGGATATGCAGTGGAGCTGGTGACCAAGCTCAAACGTGTTGTGACAGAAGATTACATGAGATCTGTGGCTGATTTAATGGTTATTAAAGGGAGGCCTCATTTCACTCTGGTGAGGACTTATCTTGTGTCGGATGGTACCCGGTCTAGGTTGACTGACGTGGACTTTGGTTGGGGAAAGCCGGTGTATGGGGGGCCGGCCAAGGGTACTGTTGCCAGCTTTCACATACCCTTCAAGAACAAGAAGGGGGAGGAAGGAAGAGTAGTTCCTATTTTTCTGCCGGGTTTGGCAATGGACAGATTTGTGAGCGAGCTGAAAAACTTATTGTTGAGCAACAATGTCCATCGTGGTGCCATTACTGATCGCTCCATCTCCGTCAAATCAGCCTTGTGA